In Mycobacterium tuberculosis H37Rv, a single window of DNA contains:
- the PE_PGRS62 gene encoding PE-PGRS family protein PE_PGRS62 (Member of the Mycobacterium tuberculosis PE family, PGRS subfamily of ala-, gly-rich proteins), which produces MSFVVTVPEAVAAAAGDLAAIGSTLREATAAAAGPTTGLAAAAADDVSIAVSQLFGRYGQEFQTVSNQLAAFHTEFVRTLNRGAAAYLNTESANGGQLFGQIEAGQRAVSAAAAAAPGGAYGQLVANTATNLESLYGAWSANPFPFLRQIIANQQVYWQQIAAALANAVQNFPALVANLPAAIDAAVQQFLAFNAAYYIQQIISSQIGFAQLFATTVGQGVTSVIAGWPNLAAELQLAFQQLLVGDYNAAVANLGKAMTNLLVTGFDTSDVTIGTMGTTISVTAKPKLLGPLGDLFTIMTIPAQEAQYFTNLMPPSILRDMSQNFTNVLTTLSNPNIQAVASFDIATTAGTLSTFFGVPLVLTYATLGAPFASLNAIATSAETIEQALLAGNYLGAVGALIDAPAHALDGFLNSATVLDTPILVPTGLPSPLPPTVGITLHLPFDGILVPPHPVTATISFPGAPVPIPGFPTTVTVFGTPFMGMAPLLINYIPQQLALAIKPAA; this is translated from the coding sequence GTGTCGTTCGTGGTCACAGTGCCGGAGGCCGTGGCGGCTGCGGCGGGGGATTTGGCGGCCATCGGCTCGACGCTTCGGGAAGCGACCGCTGCGGCGGCGGGCCCCACGACCGGGCTGGCGGCCGCGGCCGCCGACGACGTGTCGATCGCTGTCTCGCAGCTGTTCGGCAGGTACGGCCAGGAATTTCAAACCGTGAGCAACCAACTGGCCGCGTTTCATACCGAGTTCGTACGCACGTTGAACCGCGGCGCGGCGGCGTATCTCAACACCGAAAGCGCTAACGGCGGGCAGCTGTTCGGTCAGATCGAGGCGGGACAGCGCGCCGTTTCCGCGGCCGCGGCCGCCGCTCCGGGCGGCGCATACGGCCAACTCGTTGCCAACACGGCCACCAACCTGGAATCCCTCTACGGCGCATGGTCGGCCAACCCGTTCCCATTCCTCCGCCAGATCATCGCCAACCAGCAGGTTTACTGGCAGCAGATCGCCGCGGCGCTCGCCAACGCCGTCCAGAACTTCCCCGCCCTGGTGGCGAATTTGCCAGCGGCCATCGACGCGGCCGTCCAGCAATTCCTGGCCTTCAACGCGGCGTACTACATCCAACAGATTATTAGCTCGCAGATCGGCTTCGCCCAGCTATTCGCCACGACGGTCGGTCAGGGGGTCACCAGCGTCATTGCCGGGTGGCCCAACCTTGCGGCGGAGCTTCAGCTAGCGTTTCAACAGCTTCTGGTGGGTGACTACAACGCCGCGGTGGCGAACCTGGGTAAGGCCATGACAAACCTTCTGGTCACCGGGTTCGACACCAGCGACGTGACGATCGGCACAATGGGCACCACCATTAGTGTCACCGCGAAACCCAAGCTGCTGGGCCCGCTGGGAGATCTGTTCACCATCATGACCATCCCGGCACAAGAGGCGCAGTACTTCACCAACCTGATGCCCCCCTCCATCCTGCGAGACATGTCGCAGAACTTCACCAACGTGCTCACGACGCTCTCCAACCCGAACATCCAGGCGGTCGCTTCGTTCGATATCGCAACCACCGCCGGGACTTTGAGCACCTTCTTCGGGGTGCCATTGGTGCTCACTTACGCCACATTGGGTGCGCCGTTCGCGTCACTGAACGCGATTGCGACGAGCGCGGAAACCATCGAGCAGGCCCTGTTGGCCGGCAACTACCTAGGGGCGGTGGGTGCGCTTATCGACGCCCCGGCCCACGCGTTAGACGGCTTCCTCAACAGCGCAACCGTGTTGGATACGCCGATCCTGGTGCCCACGGGGCTCCCGTCCCCTCTGCCCCCGACGGTCGGGATCACGCTGCACTTGCCTTTCGACGGGATTCTCGTGCCGCCGCATCCCGTCACCGCGACGATCAGCTTCCCGGGTGCTCCGGTTCCTATTCCCGGTTTCCCAACCACCGTAACCGTTTTCGGCACACCCTTCATGGGAATGGCTCCGCTGCTGATCAACTACATTCCCCAACAGCTCGCCCTGGCAATCAAACCGGCGGCTTAG
- a CDS encoding acyltransferase yields the protein MAEPFFRMMEILVPSIVAANGNKITFEGLENIPERGGALIALNHTSYVDWVPASIAAHHRRRRLRFMIKAEMQDVRAVNYVIKHAQLIPVDRSVGADAYAVAVQRLRAGELVGLHPEATISRSLELREFKTGAARMALEAQVPIIPMIVWGAHRIWPKDHPKNLFRNKIPIVAAIGSPVRPEGNAEQLNAVLRQAMNAILYRVQEEYPHPKGEHWVPRRLGGGAPTVEESRQLRIAELAKRRQKRGYDGVTSSRRSQVGPH from the coding sequence ATGGCTGAGCCGTTCTTCCGGATGATGGAGATTCTTGTTCCGTCGATCGTCGCGGCCAACGGAAACAAGATCACATTCGAAGGCCTGGAGAACATCCCCGAACGTGGCGGCGCGTTGATCGCACTCAATCACACGAGCTACGTGGACTGGGTTCCGGCATCGATCGCCGCCCACCATCGGCGGCGGCGGCTGCGGTTCATGATCAAGGCCGAGATGCAAGACGTACGGGCGGTCAACTACGTGATCAAGCATGCCCAGCTCATCCCGGTGGATCGCAGTGTGGGGGCCGATGCGTACGCGGTGGCAGTGCAGCGGTTGCGGGCCGGGGAACTCGTTGGGTTACACCCGGAGGCGACTATCAGCCGCAGCCTCGAACTGCGCGAGTTCAAGACCGGAGCGGCCCGGATGGCGCTGGAGGCGCAGGTGCCGATTATTCCCATGATCGTCTGGGGCGCGCACCGGATCTGGCCCAAGGATCATCCAAAGAACCTGTTCCGCAACAAGATTCCGATCGTCGCGGCGATCGGATCGCCGGTGCGGCCGGAGGGCAATGCCGAGCAGCTCAATGCCGTGCTGCGCCAAGCGATGAATGCGATTCTCTACCGCGTACAGGAGGAGTATCCACATCCCAAGGGGGAGCACTGGGTGCCGCGGCGGCTGGGCGGCGGCGCGCCGACGGTGGAGGAGTCCAGGCAGCTCAGAATCGCTGAATTGGCGAAGCGGCGGCAAAAGCGCGGATACGACGGCGTGACCTCATCACGGCGCAGCCAAGTCGGCCCGCACTGA
- a CDS encoding acyltransferase — MAEPTYRVLEILAQLLVLATGTRITYVGEENVPDQGGAVVAINHTSYVDWLPAALAMHRRRRRMRFMIKAEMQRVRLVNFLIRHTRTIPVDRGAGGSAYAVAVQRLREGELVGVYPEATISRSFELKGFKTGAARMAAEADVPIVPVVVWGAQRIWTKDHPRQIGRAKVPVTVQVGRPLRAAAGIEQTNAALRESMTALLWQAQERYPHPAGAYWVPRRLGGGAPTLAEAARMEADEAAARAASRTPHESR; from the coding sequence ATGGCGGAGCCGACCTATCGCGTCTTAGAGATCCTGGCCCAGTTGCTGGTGCTGGCCACCGGAACCCGGATCACCTACGTCGGCGAGGAGAATGTGCCCGACCAAGGCGGCGCCGTGGTCGCTATCAATCACACCAGCTATGTCGATTGGCTGCCGGCCGCGTTGGCCATGCATCGTCGGCGTCGCCGGATGAGGTTCATGATCAAGGCCGAGATGCAACGGGTGCGGTTGGTCAACTTCCTGATCAGGCACACCCGGACCATTCCGGTGGACCGGGGCGCCGGCGGTAGCGCCTATGCGGTGGCGGTGCAGCGGCTGCGCGAAGGGGAACTGGTCGGGGTCTACCCGGAGGCCACCATCAGCCGTAGCTTCGAGCTCAAAGGGTTCAAGACGGGGGCCGCCCGAATGGCCGCGGAAGCGGATGTCCCGATTGTGCCCGTCGTTGTCTGGGGTGCTCAGCGGATCTGGACCAAGGACCATCCCAGGCAGATAGGACGCGCCAAGGTGCCGGTCACGGTACAGGTGGGTCGGCCGCTGCGGGCCGCGGCAGGCATCGAACAGACCAACGCGGCGCTGCGTGAGTCGATGACCGCGCTGCTGTGGCAAGCGCAGGAGCGGTATCCGCATCCGGCTGGGGCGTACTGGGTGCCCCGCCGACTCGGCGGCGGCGCGCCAACGCTGGCCGAGGCGGCACGGATGGAGGCTGACGAGGCGGCGGCAAGGGCCGCTAGCCGGACACCGCATGAATCGCGGTAA
- a CDS encoding acyltransferase: MEPVYGTVIRLARLSWRIQGLKITVTGVDNLPTSGGAVVAINHTSYLDFTFAGLPAYQQGLGRKVRFMAKQEVFDHKITGPIMRSLRHIPVDRQDGSASYDAAVRMLKAGELVGVYPEATISRSFEIKEFKTGAARMAIEAGVPIVPHIVWGAQRIWTKDRPKKLFRPKVPVTIVVGERIEPTLPTAELNGLLHSRMQHLLERAQELYGPHPAGEFWVPHRLGGGAPSLAEAARLDAQEAAVRAARRAQRAHPAGAPEQ, translated from the coding sequence GTGGAACCGGTATACGGCACCGTCATTCGGCTTGCTCGCTTGTCCTGGCGCATACAGGGTCTGAAGATCACCGTCACGGGTGTGGATAACCTACCGACCAGCGGCGGCGCCGTCGTCGCGATCAACCACACCAGCTACCTCGACTTCACCTTTGCGGGTTTGCCCGCCTACCAACAGGGCCTCGGGCGCAAGGTGCGGTTCATGGCCAAGCAGGAGGTGTTCGATCACAAGATCACCGGTCCCATTATGCGCAGCCTGCGCCACATCCCGGTGGATCGGCAGGACGGGTCCGCGTCCTACGACGCCGCCGTCAGGATGCTGAAGGCCGGCGAACTCGTCGGCGTGTACCCCGAGGCGACCATCAGCCGCAGCTTCGAGATCAAGGAATTCAAGACGGGGGCGGCCCGAATGGCGATCGAGGCCGGGGTGCCGATCGTTCCGCATATTGTTTGGGGTGCGCAGCGGATCTGGACTAAGGACCGTCCCAAAAAGCTGTTTCGCCCGAAGGTGCCGGTCACGATTGTCGTCGGTGAACGGATCGAACCGACGCTGCCCACCGCTGAACTGAACGGCCTGCTGCACTCCCGGATGCAACATTTGCTGGAGCGGGCCCAAGAACTGTACGGACCGCATCCGGCCGGCGAGTTCTGGGTGCCGCACCGGCTGGGCGGCGGCGCCCCGTCGCTTGCCGAGGCGGCCCGGTTGGACGCGCAGGAGGCGGCGGTTAGGGCTGCGCGCCGCGCTCAGCGAGCCCATCCCGCCGGGGCGCCGGAGCAGTGA
- a CDS encoding phosphotransferase, which yields MSFPSSPPALPAIVARFAVGRPVRAVWVNELGGVTFRVDSGMGAGCEFIKVARRGTADFANEARRLRWAAPYLAVPRVLGVGVDGDWAWLHTDALPGLSAVHPRWRASPQVAVPALGAGLRTLHDSLPVHSCPFDWSTASRLAKLAPARRAELGDSPPVDRLVVCHGDACSPNTILDDTGRCCGHVDFGNLGVADRWADLAVATLSLQWNFPDYPGQVRDDEFFAAYGVAPDPARIDYYRRLWQAEDDSSR from the coding sequence GTGTCCTTCCCCTCATCGCCACCCGCGCTGCCCGCGATCGTTGCCCGGTTTGCCGTCGGCAGGCCGGTGCGCGCGGTGTGGGTCAACGAACTGGGCGGCGTCACCTTCCGGGTGGACTCCGGCATGGGCGCCGGCTGCGAGTTCATCAAGGTCGCCAGGAGGGGTACCGCCGACTTCGCTAATGAGGCGCGGCGGCTGCGCTGGGCCGCGCCGTACCTGGCGGTGCCGCGGGTACTGGGTGTCGGGGTCGACGGCGATTGGGCCTGGTTGCACACCGATGCGCTGCCCGGCTTGTCCGCGGTGCACCCGCGCTGGCGGGCGTCCCCGCAGGTCGCGGTCCCGGCGCTGGGTGCGGGGCTGCGCACCCTGCACGACAGCTTGCCGGTGCACTCATGTCCGTTCGACTGGTCGACGGCCAGCCGGCTGGCCAAGCTGGCCCCGGCGCGACGCGCGGAACTGGGTGACTCACCGCCGGTTGATCGGTTGGTCGTCTGTCACGGCGACGCGTGCTCACCCAACACCATCCTCGATGACACCGGCCGCTGTTGCGGACACGTCGACTTCGGCAATCTCGGTGTGGCCGATCGGTGGGCCGACCTCGCGGTCGCGACGCTGTCGTTGCAATGGAACTTTCCCGACTACCCGGGCCAGGTCAGAGATGACGAGTTCTTCGCCGCCTACGGTGTGGCGCCGGACCCGGCTCGCATCGACTACTACCGCCGGCTGTGGCAGGCCGAAGACGACAGCTCACGCTAA